One genomic region from Rosa rugosa chromosome 1, drRosRugo1.1, whole genome shotgun sequence encodes:
- the LOC133744792 gene encoding protein TIC 20-IV, chloroplastic isoform X1: MATALSCGQTIFLTPPSRITSRYRDVNLRQLTKPNRVACNFTPKSLPIFSTSRPPNQLLPVLPRVSGLPSLDLSAASSTVLRGNEAGRSQKTSILLRQRKSSTLVQAKKDNSSITIPFPKMTEKPEWWWRTLACLPYLASLQMSEVGFYIQPFAEHYQLFGDLIYFVPGAIKRLPQWFTMTYVMVAYFGVVKKKQWPHFFRYHVIMAMLLETMLQVVAQSSNFFPLIHFNGTFGIEYWAAVAFLYILILLECIRCALAGKYVKLPFFSTPALAHTLFTVEGRYRPF, from the exons ATGGCGACCGCCTTGAGCTGCGGCCAGACCATCTTTCTCACTCCTCCTTCTCGCATCACCTCTCG GTACAGGGATGTAAATCTTAGACAACTCACCAAGCCAAACAGGGTTGCATGCAACTTCACTCCAAAGTCACTGCCTATATTTTCAACCAGCAGACCACCTAATCAACTTCTGCCTGTACTGCCCAGAG TTTCAGGATTGCCAAGCTTGGACCTTTCTGCTGCATCATCCACAGTGCTAAGGGGGAATGAAGCTGGCCGGTCACAGAAAACATCCATCCTACTCAGACAACGCAAATCTTCAACATTGGTACAAGCAAAGAAGGATAATAGTTCAATCACTATACCTTTCCCGAAAATGACTGAGAAGCCAGAGTGGTGGTGGAGAACTTTAGCATGTCTCCCTTATTTAGCATCTTTGCAGATGTCCGAGGTTGGCTTTTATATTCAACCCTTTGCAGAACACTATCAACTTTTTGGAGATTTGATTTATTTTGTCCCCGGAGCAATAAAGAGGTTACCACAGTGGTTCACAATGACATATGTCATGGTGGCATATTTTGGAGTGGTGAAGAAGAAACAGTGGCCTCACTTCTTTAGGTACCATGTTATTATGGCCATGTTATTAGAAACGATGCTGCAAGTGGTAGCGCAGTCGAGCAATTTCTTTCCGCTTATACACTTCAATGGTACATTTGGCATAGAGTATTGGGCGGCTGTGGCATTCCTGTACATTTTGATCTTGTTGGAGTGCATAAGGTGTGCTCTTGCTGGCAAGTATGTTAAGCTCCCGTTTTTCAGTACTCCTGCTCTAGCTCATACTCTTTTCACCGTAGAAGGCAGGTACAGACCTTTTTAA
- the LOC133744831 gene encoding uncharacterized protein LOC133744831, protein MGGPFNHNKGGNSSNSNSNRGRPYGLMLVMAFAAALVGVMMLHKLRERRIFNLVIKEKDTELVSLHLALQKERDYSREVKMKHEDLKAKMYSIRTQKMKLERTVVEMKSTIGSLKEELRTMETAFEEKQNETKMLLRGNGDQSDNPRVMELVESLNRKEAEIEELKHRLEYKVWSVSTDDPSNPTRNLTMSRRRDEADQVSSEYGNGNKSMNLKQGETTKEVEDQIGKAEGGINKMEMMAKESEKMDNSQEVNLKGGNSTDEGQAKKSRDFKDVDHKANDGQEIKGRPNGNLQDIENSELGDGQKFHVKTERGMKLEMQHKGSENKERSRVGGKQGYISGIKGKKWRSVAKNWRMEKKGNSRNNGVASMRGRRFSEDDRYKGRAEELSSNRRLSSNDRTMQARESADSSDAEDLKNKLTHVDSTEGNGNVNGIASNDIKQKQEFEKSEDHEAISIQQNLNNKDISKLEDSIDVDTQDFPGDLEVADAEEHENDVTEDGFLGESGSNVEDKRGV, encoded by the exons ATGGGGGGACCTTTCAATCACAACAAGGGTGGGAATAGTAGTAATTCTAATAGCAACAGAGGGAGGCCTTATGGGTTGATGCTGGTGATGGCATTTGCTGCTGCATTGGTTGGAGTCATGATGCTCCATAAGCTCAGAGAAAGGCGCATCTTCAACCTTGTGATCAAAGAGAAAGACACTGAGCTCGTTTCGCTTCACCTCGCCTTACAG AAGGAGAGAGACTACAGTCGAGAAGTGAAAATGAAGCATGAAGATCTGAAAGCGAAGATGTACTCCATTCGAACACAAAAGATGAAGCTTGAGAGGACAGTGGTGGAGATGAAGTCTACTATTGGTTCGCTTAAAGAGGAGCTGAGGACAATGGAGACTGCATTTGAGGAGAAGCAAAACGAAACGAAAATGCTGTTGAGAGGAAATGGTGATCAGAGTGATAATCCTCGGGTGATGGAGTTGGTGGAAAGCTTGAATCGAAAGGAAGCTGAAATCGAGGAATTGAAACACCGCCTTGAGTATAAGGTGTGGTCGGTAAGTACTGACGACCCATCAAACCCAACCAGAAATCTAACCATGTCCAGACGGAGAGACGAGGCTGATCAAGTGTCAAGTGAATATGGAAATGGCAATAAATCCATGAATCTCAAACAGGGTGAGACTACGAAAGAAGTAGAAGATCAAATTGGAAAAGCAGAGGGGGGAATAAATAAGATGGAAATGATGGCGAAAGAGTCAGAGAAGATGGATAATTCCCAAGAGGTGAATTTGAAAGGTGGAAATTCCACTGATGAGGGCCAAGCAAAGAAGAGTCGGGATTTTAAAGATGTTGATCATAAAGCAAATGATGGTCAAGAGATTAAGGGCAGACCAAATGGGAATCTTCAAGACATTGAAAATTCTGAACTAGGTGATGGTCAGAAATTTCATGTGAAAACAGAGCGTGGGATGAAGTTGGAAATGCAACATAAGGGATCTGAAAATAAGGAAAGGTCTAGAGTGGGAGGGAAGCAAGGCTACATTAGTGGTATCAAAGGAAAGAAATGGAGATCAGTTGCCAAGAATTGgaggatggagaagaagggGAATTCTAGAAACAATGGGGTGGCAAGCATGAGAGGTAGGAGATTCTCTGAAGATGATCGGTATAAGGGCAGAGCAGAGGAACTGTCTTCGAACAGGAGACTATCAAGTAATGATCGCACGATGCAAGCAAGGGAGTCAGCAGATTCAAGTGATGCAGAAGATCTGAAAAACAAGCTTACACATGTTGATTCCACCGAGGGTAATGGTAATGTCAATGGCATAGCAAGTAATGATATAAAACAGAAACAAGAATTTGAAAAATCAGAAGACCATGAAGCCATTAGCATCCAACAGAATCTAAACAACAAGGATATCAGCAAGCTAGAAGATAGCATTGATGTTGATACACAGGACTTTCCAGGAGATTTGGAAGTTGCAGATGCAGAAGAACACGAGAACGATGTAACTGAGGACGGTTTCCTTGGTGAATCAGGTTCCAATGTGGAAGATAAAAGAGGAGTATAA
- the LOC133726134 gene encoding probable galacturonosyltransferase 10: MRRRAADFRRPLRARRFPNAFWWVLCGVAVLLFIYTLSRGTQIESRPVIATRYRHDRVMEGLNITEEMLSPNSVTRQISDQIALAKAFVVIAKESNNLQFAWELSAQIRNSQILLSNAATRRPLTARESETAIRDMALVLYQAQLLHYDSATMIMRHKAKIQSLEEQMSSVSEKSSKYGQIAAEEVPKSLYCLGIQLTSEWFRHPNLQRKLKDRKIDMKVKDNNLYHFCVFSDNILATSVVVNSTALSSNNPDKVVFHLVTDEINYAAMKAWFSMNSFRGVTVEVQKFEDFKWLNASYVPVLKQLQDSETQSYYFSGNSDDGRTPIKFRNPKYLSMLNHLRFYIPEVFPALKKVVFLDDDVVVQKDLSGLFSIDLNGNVNGAVETCMETFHRYHKYLNYSHPLIRSHFDPDACGWAFGMNVFDLVQWRNRNVTGIYHYWQERNVDRTLWKLGTLPPGLLTFYGLTEPLEPSWHVLGLGYTTVDPHLIEKGAVLHYNGNSKPWLKIGMEKYKPLWEKFIDYTHPLLQRCNFH; encoded by the exons ATGAGGCGGAGAGCGGCGGACTTCCGGCGGCCATTGAGGGCCAGAAGGTTTCCCAATGCGTTTTGGTGGGTTCTGTGTGGGGTTGCAGTGTTGCTGTTTATCTATACTTTGAGCAGAGGCACTCAGATTGAATCCAGACCTGTAATAGCCACA AGATATAGGCATGATAGAGTTATGGAAGGCCTGAACATTACTGAAGAAATGTTGAGCCCCAACTCAGTCACCAGGCAGATCAGTGACCAAATAGCTCTGGCAAAAGCTTTTGTTGTGATTGCCAAAGAGAGCAACAACCTTCAGTTTGCTTGGGAGTTAAGTGCCCAGATCCGCAACTCACAGATTCTGCTGTCAAATGCTGCGACAAGGAGACCTTTGACAGCCAGAGAATCAGAAACTGCAATCCGTGATATGGCACTTGTACTGTACCAAGCACAGCTGCTCCATTACGATAGTGCAACCATGATTATGAGACATAAAGCCAAAATACAATCTCTGGAAGAACAGATGAGTTCTGTGAGTGAGAAAAGTTCCAAGTATGGACAGATAGCAGCTGAGGAAGTCCCGAAAAGTCTTTACTGCCTTGGTATTCAGCTGACTAGTGAATGGTTCAGACACCCAAATCTACAGAGGAAACTCAAGGACAGAAAAATAGACATGAAAGTAAAGGATAACAATCTCTATCATTTCTGTGTATTCTCTGACAACATCCTGGCAACTTCAGTTGTGGTCAATTCAACAGCATTAAGTTCCAACAATCCAGATAAGGTCGTCTTCCATCTTGTAACCGATGAAATCAACTATGCTGCAATGAAGGCCTGGTTTTCTATGAACAGCTTCAGAGGAGTGACTGTCGAGGTTCAAAAGTTTGAGGACTTCAAATGGCTGAATGCTTCTTATGTTCCTGTGCTTAAGCAGCTCCAAGACTCTGAAACTCAAAGTTACTATTTTTCTGGAAACAGTGATGATGGCCGGACACCAATCAAGTTTCGGAACCCAAAGTATCTTTCTATGCTTAACCATCTGCGGTTTTATATTCCAGAAGTCTTTCCTGCCCTGAAGAAGGTGGTATTCCTTGATGATGATGTTGTTGTCCAGAAGGATCTGTCTGGTCTGTTCTCAATTGATTTGAATGGTAATGTAAATGGAGCAGTCGAGACATGCATGGAGACGTTTCACAGATACCATAAATATCTGAACTACTCTCACCCTCTCATACGATCACATTTTGATCCCGATGCCTGTGGATGGGCATTTGGAATGAATGTGTTTGATTTGGTTCAGTGGAGGAATAGGAATGTTACTGGCATCTACCATTACTGGCAGGAAAGAAATGTTGATCGGACACTGTGGAAACTTGGCACATTGCCACCTGGATTGTTGACATTCTATGGACTGACTGAGCCTTTGGAGCCCTCATGGCATGTTTTGGGTTTAGGGTACACAACTGTTGATCCTCATTTGATAGAGAAGGGTGCTGTGCTGCACTACAATGGAAACTCAAAACCGTGGTTGAAGATTGGGATGGAAAAGTACAAGCCCCTTTGGGAGAAATTTATTGATTATACTCATCCTTTGTTGCAACGATGCAATTTCCATTGA
- the LOC133744835 gene encoding syntaxin-125-like, translating to MNDLFSNNSFKRYKDLEHQVYIDDVRSEAWDETVNLDGFFRKVENVKDDMGAVGKLYKQLEEANEESKQVHDAKSMKRLRARMDSDVEKVLKLAKVIKEKLESLELSNADQRKLPGCGPGSSSDRTRTSVINGLAKKLKAMMDDFQGLRAKIASEYKETVGRRYFTITGEKANNEMIENLIASGEGETLVQRAIQEQGRGQILDTIQEIQERRDAVKEIEQSLIELHQVFLDMAALVDAQGQQLNDIESQVARASSFVRGGTVQLEQAKEYQKSSRKCICIGIVLAIFLVIILLFPILIHSKS from the coding sequence ATGAACGATCTGTTTTCGAATAATTCATTCAAACGATACAAGGACCTTGAGCATCAGgtctacattgatgacgtgCGCAGCGAGGCGTGGGATGAGACTGTCAATCTTGATGGATTCTTCAGGAAAGTAGAGAATGTGAAGGATGACATGGGAGCTGTGGGGAAGCTTTACAAGCAGCTAGAGGAAGCAAATGAGGAGAGCAAACAAGTCCATGATGCCAAGTCCATGAAAAGGCTTCGCGCACGGATGGACTCAGATGTTGAGAAAGTCTTGAAACTTGCCAAAGTCATCAAGGAGAAGCTGGAATCACTTGAACTCTCCAATGCTGATCAGCGCAAACTTCCTGGGTGTGGACCAGGATCATCTTCTGATCGAACGAGAACTTCAGTAATTAATGGTTTGGCGAAAAAGCTTAAGGCCATGATGGATGATTTTCAGGGCCTAAGGGCCAAAATAGCCTCTGAATACAAAGAGACAGTTGGAAGGAGGTACTTCACAATAACAGGTGAGAAGGCCAacaatgaaatgattgagaatctGATTGCTAGTGGAGAGGGTGAGACATTGGTTCAGAGGGCGATCCAGGAACAGGGCCGTGGTCAGATTTTGGACACAATTCAAGAAATCCAAGAGCGGCGCGATGCTGTGAAGGAGATTGAGCAGAGCCTCATTGAGCTGCACCAAGTGTTCCTAGACATGGCTGCATTGGTTGATGCCCAAGGGCAGCAGCTGAATGACATAGAGAGCCAAGTTGCGCGGGCGAGCTCGTTTGTTAGGGGAGGAACTGTGCAGCTTGAGCAAGCTAAGGAGTATCAGAAGAGCAGCAGGAAGTGCATTTGCATTGGCATAGTTCTGGCCATTTTTTTGGTTATCATTCTTCTTTTTCCTATTCTGATTCACTCCAAGAGTTAA
- the LOC133744792 gene encoding protein TIC 20-IV, chloroplastic isoform X2, which translates to MATALSCGQTIFLTPPSRITSRYRDVNLRQLTKPNRVACNFTPKSLPIFSTSRPPNQLLPVLPRGLPSLDLSAASSTVLRGNEAGRSQKTSILLRQRKSSTLVQAKKDNSSITIPFPKMTEKPEWWWRTLACLPYLASLQMSEVGFYIQPFAEHYQLFGDLIYFVPGAIKRLPQWFTMTYVMVAYFGVVKKKQWPHFFRYHVIMAMLLETMLQVVAQSSNFFPLIHFNGTFGIEYWAAVAFLYILILLECIRCALAGKYVKLPFFSTPALAHTLFTVEGRYRPF; encoded by the exons ATGGCGACCGCCTTGAGCTGCGGCCAGACCATCTTTCTCACTCCTCCTTCTCGCATCACCTCTCG GTACAGGGATGTAAATCTTAGACAACTCACCAAGCCAAACAGGGTTGCATGCAACTTCACTCCAAAGTCACTGCCTATATTTTCAACCAGCAGACCACCTAATCAACTTCTGCCTGTACTGCCCAGAG GATTGCCAAGCTTGGACCTTTCTGCTGCATCATCCACAGTGCTAAGGGGGAATGAAGCTGGCCGGTCACAGAAAACATCCATCCTACTCAGACAACGCAAATCTTCAACATTGGTACAAGCAAAGAAGGATAATAGTTCAATCACTATACCTTTCCCGAAAATGACTGAGAAGCCAGAGTGGTGGTGGAGAACTTTAGCATGTCTCCCTTATTTAGCATCTTTGCAGATGTCCGAGGTTGGCTTTTATATTCAACCCTTTGCAGAACACTATCAACTTTTTGGAGATTTGATTTATTTTGTCCCCGGAGCAATAAAGAGGTTACCACAGTGGTTCACAATGACATATGTCATGGTGGCATATTTTGGAGTGGTGAAGAAGAAACAGTGGCCTCACTTCTTTAGGTACCATGTTATTATGGCCATGTTATTAGAAACGATGCTGCAAGTGGTAGCGCAGTCGAGCAATTTCTTTCCGCTTATACACTTCAATGGTACATTTGGCATAGAGTATTGGGCGGCTGTGGCATTCCTGTACATTTTGATCTTGTTGGAGTGCATAAGGTGTGCTCTTGCTGGCAAGTATGTTAAGCTCCCGTTTTTCAGTACTCCTGCTCTAGCTCATACTCTTTTCACCGTAGAAGGCAGGTACAGACCTTTTTAA
- the LOC133744820 gene encoding QWRF motif-containing protein 3, translating to MDHSHKPRKPKSREVSSRFLSSPTPETTTLPSPSHPLSPARRKPGSPISDARKPKTHLDDSSSIRGGGLWPSSTAKNFDSLAVHLGIERLKDRIDRKNSTSVTSRREASVFNEKDNAKENHRPVLGGSARYTGKFNFSGKSSPSPSSSLTSVSSNKLSAVVVPGRFSVDGSGLYQNSTRRSFDSFADALESGSECSDAGSGRNINIGSPSFGAQSSTASSRKSGVEVSSKYMSDIQTRHHRRWTSDSNLRNPITAESSPKMNKFNLKNVIKRANSLTGSKFGTTQWALSPGRSAAQPVSAESLGKSTSFSSLKPPTSPSKSKGVEKLLNMGFDLFKSKKYSSSTKSLVRSNSGYGVTDTGHQLRMLQNRLMQWRYANARAEIVNGNVADQAQVNFLSACNSLMKLRQSVLHKKLKLQKERLEMKLNFILHSQFEPLEAWGDMERQHMGAVSMLKESLHSVVCRVPLTEGAKVDTQSAAINLRNASDYSASIKLILATFAPSAEQTSVLVSELAEVVAQEKLLSDECLELCRTISELEMEERGLKCSIIQLESWKQEQIQLQQQQSRQEDIMP from the exons ATGGATCACTCtcacaaacccagaaaacccaaaTCCCGGGAAGTAAGCTCGCGCTTCCTATCTTCCCCTACACCCGAAACCACCACACTCCCATCTCCAAGCCACCCTCTCTCGCCGGCCCGGAGAAAACCCGGTTCGCCGATATCCGATGCCCGAAAACCCAAAACTCATCTCGACGATTCAAGCTCCATCCGAGGAGGAGGACTGTGGCCATCTTCAACAGCTAAGAACTTCGACTCTCTAGCAGTCCATCTCGGAATCGAGAGACTCAAAGACCGTATCGACCGTAAAAACTCGACCTCCGTCACAAGCCGGAGAGAAGCGAGTGTGTTTAATGAGAAAGACAACGCCAAAGAGAACCATAGACCGGTTCTCGGAGGGTCGGCGAGGTACACCGGGAAATTCAACTTTTCCGGGAAATCGTCGCCGTCGCCGTCGTCGTCTTTGACTTCAGTGTCTTCGAATAAACTATCGGCGGTGGTAGTTCCGGGGAGGTTTTCCGTTGACGGAAGTGGTCTGTATCAGAACTCAACTCGGCGAAGTTTCGATAGTTTCGCCGATGCTCTCGAGTCGGGATCGGAGTGCAGCGACGCCGGTTCCGGCAGGAATATCAATATCGGGTCGCCGAGTTTCGGGGCTCAGAGCTCGACGGCGAGTTCGAGAAAGTCGGGGGTGGAGGTTTCGTCTAAGTACATGAGTGATATTCAGACGAGGCATCATCGGAGATGGACGTCGGATTCTAATCTCCGGAATCCGATTACGGCAGAGAGCTCTCCGAAAATGAACAAGTTTAACCTAAAAAATGTGATCAAGAGGGCTAATTCGTTGACCGGGTCAAAGTTCGGGACGACGCAGTGGGCATTGTCGCCGGGAAGGAGCGCAGCGCAGCCTGTGTCGGCGGAGAGTTTGGGGAAGTCGACGTCATTTTCGAGCTTGAAGCCTCCGACTAGTCCTTCGAAAAGTAAGGGAGTGGAGAAGTTGCTCAATATGGGGTTTGACTTGTTCAAGAGTAAAAAATATTCTTCATCTACTAAGTCACTGGTGAGGTCTAATTCCGGGTATGGTGTGACCGATACCGGTCATCAACTCCGGATGCTTCAGAACAGATTGATGCAATGGCGGTACGCAAATGCAAGAGCTGAAATTGTGAATGGCAATGTTGCTGATCAAGCACAG GTCAATTTTTTGAGTGCTTGTAATAGTCTTATGAAGTTGCGGCAATCCGTGCTGCATAAGAAACTGAAGCTTCAGAAAGAAAGGCTCGAAATGAAGCTGAACTTTATACTACATTCTCAA TTTGAGCCATTGGAAGCTTGGGGAGATATGGAAAGGCAACATATGGGAGCAGTTTCTATGTTGAAAGAGAGCTTACATTCTGTTGTGTGCAGAGTACCTCTAACTGAAGGTGCAAAG GTGGATACTCAATCAGCTGCCATCAATCTTCGAAATGCTTCAGATTACTCAGCCTCCATTAAGTTGATATTGGCTACATTTGCCCCCTCG GCTGAGCAGACTAGTGTGTTGGTCTCAGAATTAGCAGAGGTGGTTGCGCAAGAAAAGTTGCTTTCTGATGAGTGTCTTGAGCTCTGTAGAACCATATCAGAACTAGAG ATGGAAGAGAGGGGACTGAAGTGTAGTATTATTCAATTGGAATCATGGAAACAAGAGCAAATTCAGCTGCAGCAGCAGCAATCAAGACAAGAAGATATCATGCcatga
- the LOC133744815 gene encoding uncharacterized protein LOC133744815, translated as MATLAAAAARQAVNSLRLSSSRTAGQASTLIQRRGLAGAADHHGPPKVNCWSDPMSPSKWKEEHFVIASLSGWGLLIFSSYKFFTGGKGKKEEKLVEASH; from the exons ATGGCTACTCTGGCAGCTGCCGCAGCTCGACAAGCCGTCAATTCACTCCGTCTGTCTTCGTCCAGAACCGCCGGTCAAGCATCTACTCTAATCCAGCGCCGCGGCCTCGCCGGCGCTGCAg ATCACCATGGCCCGCCAAAGGTTAACTGCTGGTCCGACCCGATGAGCCCATCTAAATGGAAGGAGGAGCAT TTCGTAATTGCCTCTTTGTCTGGATGGGGTCTGCTTATCTTTAGTAGTTACAAGTTTTTCACCGGAGGCAAAGGCAAGAAGGAAGAG AAACTGGTGGAAGCATCACACTGA
- the LOC133744792 gene encoding protein TIC 20-IV, chloroplastic isoform X4 — MATALSCGQTIFLTPPSRITSRDVNLRQLTKPNRVACNFTPKSLPIFSTSRPPNQLLPVLPRGLPSLDLSAASSTVLRGNEAGRSQKTSILLRQRKSSTLVQAKKDNSSITIPFPKMTEKPEWWWRTLACLPYLASLQMSEVGFYIQPFAEHYQLFGDLIYFVPGAIKRLPQWFTMTYVMVAYFGVVKKKQWPHFFRYHVIMAMLLETMLQVVAQSSNFFPLIHFNGTFGIEYWAAVAFLYILILLECIRCALAGKYVKLPFFSTPALAHTLFTVEGRYRPF; from the exons ATGGCGACCGCCTTGAGCTGCGGCCAGACCATCTTTCTCACTCCTCCTTCTCGCATCACCTCTCG GGATGTAAATCTTAGACAACTCACCAAGCCAAACAGGGTTGCATGCAACTTCACTCCAAAGTCACTGCCTATATTTTCAACCAGCAGACCACCTAATCAACTTCTGCCTGTACTGCCCAGAG GATTGCCAAGCTTGGACCTTTCTGCTGCATCATCCACAGTGCTAAGGGGGAATGAAGCTGGCCGGTCACAGAAAACATCCATCCTACTCAGACAACGCAAATCTTCAACATTGGTACAAGCAAAGAAGGATAATAGTTCAATCACTATACCTTTCCCGAAAATGACTGAGAAGCCAGAGTGGTGGTGGAGAACTTTAGCATGTCTCCCTTATTTAGCATCTTTGCAGATGTCCGAGGTTGGCTTTTATATTCAACCCTTTGCAGAACACTATCAACTTTTTGGAGATTTGATTTATTTTGTCCCCGGAGCAATAAAGAGGTTACCACAGTGGTTCACAATGACATATGTCATGGTGGCATATTTTGGAGTGGTGAAGAAGAAACAGTGGCCTCACTTCTTTAGGTACCATGTTATTATGGCCATGTTATTAGAAACGATGCTGCAAGTGGTAGCGCAGTCGAGCAATTTCTTTCCGCTTATACACTTCAATGGTACATTTGGCATAGAGTATTGGGCGGCTGTGGCATTCCTGTACATTTTGATCTTGTTGGAGTGCATAAGGTGTGCTCTTGCTGGCAAGTATGTTAAGCTCCCGTTTTTCAGTACTCCTGCTCTAGCTCATACTCTTTTCACCGTAGAAGGCAGGTACAGACCTTTTTAA
- the LOC133744792 gene encoding protein TIC 20-IV, chloroplastic isoform X3 yields the protein MATALSCGQTIFLTPPSRITSRDVNLRQLTKPNRVACNFTPKSLPIFSTSRPPNQLLPVLPRVSGLPSLDLSAASSTVLRGNEAGRSQKTSILLRQRKSSTLVQAKKDNSSITIPFPKMTEKPEWWWRTLACLPYLASLQMSEVGFYIQPFAEHYQLFGDLIYFVPGAIKRLPQWFTMTYVMVAYFGVVKKKQWPHFFRYHVIMAMLLETMLQVVAQSSNFFPLIHFNGTFGIEYWAAVAFLYILILLECIRCALAGKYVKLPFFSTPALAHTLFTVEGRYRPF from the exons ATGGCGACCGCCTTGAGCTGCGGCCAGACCATCTTTCTCACTCCTCCTTCTCGCATCACCTCTCG GGATGTAAATCTTAGACAACTCACCAAGCCAAACAGGGTTGCATGCAACTTCACTCCAAAGTCACTGCCTATATTTTCAACCAGCAGACCACCTAATCAACTTCTGCCTGTACTGCCCAGAG TTTCAGGATTGCCAAGCTTGGACCTTTCTGCTGCATCATCCACAGTGCTAAGGGGGAATGAAGCTGGCCGGTCACAGAAAACATCCATCCTACTCAGACAACGCAAATCTTCAACATTGGTACAAGCAAAGAAGGATAATAGTTCAATCACTATACCTTTCCCGAAAATGACTGAGAAGCCAGAGTGGTGGTGGAGAACTTTAGCATGTCTCCCTTATTTAGCATCTTTGCAGATGTCCGAGGTTGGCTTTTATATTCAACCCTTTGCAGAACACTATCAACTTTTTGGAGATTTGATTTATTTTGTCCCCGGAGCAATAAAGAGGTTACCACAGTGGTTCACAATGACATATGTCATGGTGGCATATTTTGGAGTGGTGAAGAAGAAACAGTGGCCTCACTTCTTTAGGTACCATGTTATTATGGCCATGTTATTAGAAACGATGCTGCAAGTGGTAGCGCAGTCGAGCAATTTCTTTCCGCTTATACACTTCAATGGTACATTTGGCATAGAGTATTGGGCGGCTGTGGCATTCCTGTACATTTTGATCTTGTTGGAGTGCATAAGGTGTGCTCTTGCTGGCAAGTATGTTAAGCTCCCGTTTTTCAGTACTCCTGCTCTAGCTCATACTCTTTTCACCGTAGAAGGCAGGTACAGACCTTTTTAA